The genome window GTCTCAGCGGAGAGAGTATGAGAGTGGTAAGCATGATTTCCAAAATCTATTGACTCGTACTGTGGAAGAGGTCAAACAGTTGATTGATCCTAATGTTCCTATTTTGGGGATGGGACTTGCTCTCCCCGGAATTGTTAACAGCAAAAGAAGTTACGTGAAGGACTGCTGGACTCACCGTTTGAAAGAGCTTGATCTGAGCGATTATCTGGACAAGGCCTTCCCTTTTCCTGTGATCATCGAAAACGATGCCAACTGCTGTGCACAAAACATACTCTGGAATCAGCCGGAAACAAAAGATGATTCTTTCATATATCTACTCTCTCGTTTTCACAAGAGAGAACTGTTGCCTGAGAACTTGCCCTCTATCGGAATCGGTTTAGGACTGGTTCTCAATGGAGAACTTTACACTGGTGTCTCCGATGAAGCAGGTGAATATCAAAGTATTCAATTTTCTAAGGAACGGCAGCTCAAATGGCAGTTGTCCCTGTCTGAAAAAGAGATGGACCGGGCTTTATACGATATGGCAATTCAAGAGGAGATCATCAATGAACTTCTGACCAACATGGCTCTTATTCTCCAGGTTCTTAATCCTCGGGCTCTGTTTATCGGTGGGGACTTAGCGAATAACAGCAAGCTTGTGAAGGGTATTCTGTCTTCTGAAAATAATGAACGCTGGAATAGACTGACCCTCAAAGGCTGTCTGTTCAGAATTGTTGAGGATGGAGCATATGATCCTGCCAAAGGCGCCGCAGCCTGTATGCTTAGTGAACTGTATGCCATTCCACAAGTTGGCAGCAATCATGAGAGCAAGAAAAAGTGGAACTCTCTTCTCAGTAATATTATTGAAGAAAAACCATAAGGAAAGGACAAACAATGAAACGAATTTTGACAGCTAGTCTGCATCATGAATCAAATACTTTTAACCCAATTATTACAGGACGGGATGACTTTTCCATACTGTATGGAGATGAACTGTTTGCCTCACTAAATGATAGTGACAGTATCAGCGGTGTTGTCAAAACACTACAGGATGAAGGCTATCAGATCGTTCCGACAGTCTGTGCCAGAGCCGTTCCCAACGGCGTTGTTTCCAAGGAACTCTATCAGGAGTTGAAAGCTGATATCCTGGAACGGGCAAAAAAAGCTGCATCTGAAGGTCCAATTGACGCCCTGTGCCTCTCTCTTCACGGTTCAATGAGGATCGAAGAGATCGGAGAGGCGGAGGGCGATCTGTTGGAAGCCCTGAGGGCTCTGTTCCCAGATCAGCCACTTTTCTCTTCTCTGGATATGCATACAACCTATTCAAAGAGAATGCATCGTCATGCAGATGGTTTTGTCGGGTATAAATGCGCTCCTCATACCGATTGTTTTGAGACTGGTGCTCATGCCGCCCGAATGACCATAGCTGCTCTGGAAAGGGGAGTCAATCCAGTTTCCGCTTGGGTCAGGATTCCTTTTCTCGTAGCAGGAGAGAAGTCTGAAACGACAACTGAGCCTATGAAAACTCTCATTTCAGCTCTGCGGGACTGTGAAAAACAAAAGGGAATTCTGGCAGCTAGCTACCTGATGGGGTTTCCCTGGGCTGATACTCCGGAAAGCGGTGTTTCTGTACTTGTTGTAACCGACAACGATCAGAATCTTGCGGCTACTGAAGCTGTTCGCTTAGCTAAGCTTTTCTGGGCCCGCCGGGCCGACTTTAGTTTTCACACAGAAACATATCCAGAAAAAGAAGCTTTGGATGCTGTATTCAATGCTGTGGCCACAGGACCTACTCCTATTTATCTTTCTGATTCAGGAGATAATCCTACAGCAGGATCTTCCGGAGACTGTACAGGTCTTTTGAAGCTTCTTCTAGACGATGTTAGAACAGACCAGCTGTCCCATCCAGTCATTTATGGTGGTATATATGACCCTCAAGCGGTGCAGAATTGTAAAGGTAAAATAGGTATGGGTGTGGACCTTAAACTGGGTGCAGCCTTTGATAGTAGAACAACTTCTCCTCTTCATCTCAAGGGTACTGTTAAATCTTTCTTTACCGGGTGGGGGGTCTATAAGAGTGACCTGGTTTTATACTCTGTGTCAGGGGTAGATATAGTCATCACATCTAAGCATATTGGGTTTGTTGATCCCCAGATGTTCCGGGATCTTGGTGTGGAGCCTTCTACTGCAGAAATCGTTGTTTGCAAGCTAGGCTATTTAACGGCTCCTCAGAGAGCTGTAGCAAAAAAATCTATTATGGCTTTATCCAAGGGAAGCAGTAATGAAGATTTAAGAACTCTTCCTTTTAAACAAATTCAACGGCCTCTCTACCCCCTGGATCTTGGTTTTGAATACAATCCTTCAGAGTTTCTTATCGTAGAATAAAAAAAACCTGCCCTTTTCGGGCAGGCTATTTTTTACCTGATTTCACTCAGGCATTATATATAAACTGCTTCTTTAACCTTTGACTTTGATTGCCAGAGGAGCAGGTTTCTCCTTGCGGAGAAGTTCCAGAGTCAACAGTCCGTTTTTCATCTCGGCCTTTATAGACTCCCTGTTCAGATCTTCAGGTAGGACAAAACTTCTTTCAAATATCGTAATTTCCTCATCTTTTTTCTTTTTCCCCTTTTGCAGGGCCTTGATGGTCAACAGGTTTTCATTCACTTGAATATCAAGGTCTTCAGAGGCAAATCCGGGTAGCTCTACGGTGAGAACAACACGGGATTCTTCATTTTCAACATGCACAAGCGGTTTTCGTGGTTCTGTATCTGTAGATATTGCTGTATTGAATATTCTTTCCATCTCTTTCCAGGGGTTTACTGTATACACAGGGTTTCTTCTTATTGCTAAATTAGTCATATCATTTCCTCCAAATTGTATTCTTTATTAACCTTTTACTTTAATTGTTCTAGGAGCAGGTTTTTCGTTCCGCGGTAAAATCAGGGTTAAAAGACCGTTCTTCATTTCGGCTTCAAAGTTATCCCGATTCAGATCTTCTGG of Oceanispirochaeta crateris contains these proteins:
- a CDS encoding ROK family transcriptional regulator, with translation MKIVGNSLFQKAANSALILNFLRIHETCSRHKMAKELGLQPSTVSYIVGRMIKAGLVEEIHVPQAKTKGSGRRPILVQLIPQFGQVIGLDLQVDYYCAVICDVSGRVLKSQRREYESGKHDFQNLLTRTVEEVKQLIDPNVPILGMGLALPGIVNSKRSYVKDCWTHRLKELDLSDYLDKAFPFPVIIENDANCCAQNILWNQPETKDDSFIYLLSRFHKRELLPENLPSIGIGLGLVLNGELYTGVSDEAGEYQSIQFSKERQLKWQLSLSEKEMDRALYDMAIQEEIINELLTNMALILQVLNPRALFIGGDLANNSKLVKGILSSENNERWNRLTLKGCLFRIVEDGAYDPAKGAAACMLSELYAIPQVGSNHESKKKWNSLLSNIIEEKP
- a CDS encoding M81 family metallopeptidase translates to MKRILTASLHHESNTFNPIITGRDDFSILYGDELFASLNDSDSISGVVKTLQDEGYQIVPTVCARAVPNGVVSKELYQELKADILERAKKAASEGPIDALCLSLHGSMRIEEIGEAEGDLLEALRALFPDQPLFSSLDMHTTYSKRMHRHADGFVGYKCAPHTDCFETGAHAARMTIAALERGVNPVSAWVRIPFLVAGEKSETTTEPMKTLISALRDCEKQKGILAASYLMGFPWADTPESGVSVLVVTDNDQNLAATEAVRLAKLFWARRADFSFHTETYPEKEALDAVFNAVATGPTPIYLSDSGDNPTAGSSGDCTGLLKLLLDDVRTDQLSHPVIYGGIYDPQAVQNCKGKIGMGVDLKLGAAFDSRTTSPLHLKGTVKSFFTGWGVYKSDLVLYSVSGVDIVITSKHIGFVDPQMFRDLGVEPSTAEIVVCKLGYLTAPQRAVAKKSIMALSKGSSNEDLRTLPFKQIQRPLYPLDLGFEYNPSEFLIVE
- a CDS encoding Hsp20/alpha crystallin family protein, with amino-acid sequence MTNLAIRRNPVYTVNPWKEMERIFNTAISTDTEPRKPLVHVENEESRVVLTVELPGFASEDLDIQVNENLLTIKALQKGKKKKDEEITIFERSFVLPEDLNRESIKAEMKNGLLTLELLRKEKPAPLAIKVKG